In one Pseudomonas sp. R84 genomic region, the following are encoded:
- a CDS encoding AGE family epimerase/isomerase: MPHASRSTALPELTALFDDVQQHFVDVIVPLWQGPGWNADMALPFEALDATHQPLPPQRYRAMACARQLYLFSSLIGVVDNAEVRAAALFRSLQRYFHDAEHGGWFYSIDAQGKPLDQRKDLYTHAFILFACAHYWAKSGDSLVESTLNAALEIIGRRFATGDGLYEACLERDWITLQTGPLQNPLMHLAEAFLATLAVREDAQTQQALLELCTAMHKQFVDPQDGVLMEKPLGAVDNWYEPGHQFEWYFLLESSALLRGSKLHAALDRAFAFTEQYGVVQSSGAVRAMLDLETNGRPRDSTQRIWAQAEYLRALTLRQGSEAVVLRQLQALQQRFLHAGGWHECRDELGEVSRKDMPSTTPYHLATCYHGLAEYLR, translated from the coding sequence ATGCCCCACGCTTCCCGCTCCACCGCCCTGCCCGAATTGACCGCCCTGTTTGATGATGTGCAACAGCACTTCGTCGACGTGATCGTGCCGCTCTGGCAAGGCCCGGGCTGGAACGCCGACATGGCGCTGCCCTTTGAGGCGCTGGACGCCACGCATCAGCCGCTGCCACCGCAGCGCTATCGGGCGATGGCCTGTGCGCGGCAGCTGTATCTGTTTTCCAGTCTGATCGGGGTTGTGGATAACGCTGAAGTCCGCGCCGCGGCGCTTTTCCGCTCGCTGCAACGGTACTTTCATGATGCCGAGCATGGCGGCTGGTTCTACAGCATCGATGCACAAGGCAAGCCGCTGGATCAGCGCAAGGACCTCTACACCCACGCCTTTATCCTGTTTGCCTGCGCGCATTACTGGGCAAAGTCCGGCGATTCGCTGGTCGAGTCGACGCTGAATGCGGCGCTGGAAATCATTGGCCGGCGCTTTGCCACCGGCGATGGTTTGTACGAAGCGTGCCTGGAGCGCGACTGGATCACCCTGCAAACCGGTCCGCTGCAAAACCCGTTGATGCATCTGGCCGAAGCGTTCCTCGCCACCCTGGCGGTTCGCGAAGATGCCCAGACGCAGCAGGCATTGCTGGAGTTATGCACAGCCATGCACAAGCAGTTCGTCGACCCGCAAGATGGCGTGTTGATGGAAAAGCCGCTCGGCGCTGTGGATAACTGGTATGAGCCGGGGCATCAGTTCGAATGGTATTTCCTGCTGGAATCGTCAGCGTTGCTGCGCGGTTCGAAACTGCATGCGGCGCTGGATCGGGCGTTTGCCTTCACCGAGCAATACGGTGTGGTGCAGTCATCCGGCGCGGTGCGGGCGATGCTCGATCTGGAAACGAATGGACGCCCGCGCGACTCGACTCAGCGGATCTGGGCGCAGGCGGAATATCTGCGCGCGCTGACCTTGCGTCAGGGCAGTGAAGCGGTGGTACTGCGCCAGTTGCAGGCGTTGCAGCAGCGGTTTCTGCATGCGGGTGGCTGGCATGAGTGCCGGGATGAATTGGGCGAGGTGAGTCGCAAGGACATGCCTTCTACTACGCCGTATCACTTGGCGACTTGTTACCACGGTCTGGCTGAATATCTTCGCTGA
- a CDS encoding HupE/UreJ family protein encodes MTLKRILGAVALLLTPALAFAHPGHGDSGLIAGISHPIGGLDHLLAMVAVGLWAAQQQGAARWALPCTFVGTMLIGGMLGFEGLELPALESGIAASVLALGLAVALAVRPPLAMAVVATAAFALFHGVAHGLELPDMSSPWAYAAGFVAATAALHAAGYAVVRFLPQAAAPLVRLAGAASAVTGAWLLAG; translated from the coding sequence ATGACACTCAAACGTATTCTTGGCGCTGTGGCGCTGCTGCTGACTCCGGCATTGGCCTTCGCTCATCCGGGGCATGGCGACAGCGGTTTGATTGCTGGCATCAGCCACCCGATCGGTGGCCTCGACCATTTGCTGGCAATGGTGGCTGTTGGCTTGTGGGCCGCGCAGCAGCAAGGCGCGGCGCGTTGGGCGCTGCCTTGCACGTTTGTCGGCACCATGTTGATTGGCGGCATGCTCGGTTTTGAAGGGCTGGAATTGCCGGCGCTGGAAAGCGGGATTGCCGCGTCTGTGCTGGCGTTGGGTCTGGCGGTGGCGCTGGCGGTGCGTCCGCCGTTGGCGATGGCGGTGGTGGCGACGGCGGCGTTTGCGTTGTTCCACGGTGTGGCGCATGGCTTGGAGCTACCGGACATGAGCAGCCCTTGGGCGTATGCAGCTGGTTTCGTGGCTGCGACAGCAGCGCTGCATGCGGCGGGTTATGCCGTGGTGCGTTTCCTGCCTCAGGCGGCGGCACCGTTGGTGCGGTTGGCCGGAGCAGCTTCGGCAGTGACCGGTGCCTGGTTGCTGGCCGGCTGA
- the ureG gene encoding urease accessory protein UreG yields the protein MNTQPLRVGIGGPVGSGKTALTLALCLALRERYNLAVVTNDIYTREDADFLVRNEALAPERIIGVETGGCPHTAIREDASINLEAVDQLNRRFPGLDLILVESGGDNLSATFSPELSDLTIYVIDVSAGDKLPRKGGPGICKSDLLVINKIDLAPLVGASLEMMDSDTKRMRNGKPFVFSNQKTGQGLEQIIAFIERQGLLTAA from the coding sequence ATGAACACACAACCTCTGCGCGTCGGCATCGGCGGCCCGGTCGGTTCCGGCAAAACCGCATTGACCCTGGCCCTGTGTCTGGCCCTGCGCGAGCGCTACAACCTCGCCGTGGTCACCAACGATATCTACACCCGCGAAGACGCCGATTTCCTGGTGCGCAACGAAGCCCTCGCCCCCGAGCGGATCATCGGCGTGGAAACCGGTGGCTGCCCGCACACGGCGATCCGTGAAGACGCCTCGATCAACCTCGAAGCAGTGGATCAACTGAACCGGCGCTTTCCGGGACTGGACCTGATTCTGGTGGAGTCCGGCGGCGACAACCTATCGGCGACTTTCAGCCCGGAACTGTCCGACCTGACCATTTATGTGATCGACGTCTCGGCCGGCGACAAGCTGCCGCGCAAGGGCGGCCCGGGGATCTGCAAATCCGACCTGCTGGTGATCAACAAGATCGACCTCGCGCCGCTGGTTGGCGCCTCTCTGGAGATGATGGATAGCGATACCAAACGCATGCGCAACGGCAAGCCGTTCGTCTTCAGCAACCAGAAAACCGGTCAGGGCCTTGAACAAATCATCGCCTTCATCGAACGCCAGGGCCTGCTGACCGCAGCCTGA
- a CDS encoding urease accessory protein UreF — MNPAWALLRLASPQLPIGGYSYSQGLEMAVDNGRVKKPDDARRWISDQLLLNLSRFEAPLLLAHCQAAADENWSELLSLCESHRASRETRELHLESRQMGYSLQQLLNGLPELDACARDFLDQCTEPHLALCWALAARAWGISPQDALAAWLWSWLENQLAVLMKTLPLGQQAAQRLTSELLPLLQQAQQDATRINPEHMGSAAFGLSLACMAHERQYSRLFRS, encoded by the coding sequence GTGAATCCGGCCTGGGCGCTGCTGCGCCTGGCCAGTCCGCAATTGCCGATTGGTGGCTACAGCTATTCGCAAGGCCTGGAAATGGCGGTAGATAACGGCCGGGTGAAAAAACCGGACGACGCCCGCCGCTGGATCAGCGATCAGTTGCTGCTGAATCTGTCGCGCTTTGAAGCGCCGCTGTTGCTTGCACATTGCCAAGCGGCGGCGGATGAAAACTGGAGCGAGTTGCTGAGCCTCTGCGAAAGCCACCGCGCCAGCCGCGAGACTCGCGAGTTGCATCTGGAAAGTCGGCAGATGGGCTATTCGTTGCAGCAACTGCTCAACGGTTTGCCGGAACTCGACGCCTGTGCTCGTGACTTTCTCGATCAATGCACCGAACCGCATCTGGCCTTGTGCTGGGCGCTGGCCGCACGCGCGTGGGGCATCAGCCCGCAGGACGCGCTCGCCGCGTGGCTGTGGAGCTGGCTGGAAAACCAGCTCGCCGTGCTGATGAAAACCCTGCCGCTCGGCCAGCAAGCCGCCCAGCGCCTGACCAGCGAATTGCTGCCGTTACTGCAACAGGCGCAGCAAGACGCAACCCGAATCAATCCCGAACACATGGGCAGCGCCGCGTTCGGCCTGTCCCTGGCGTGCATGGCCCACGAGCGCCAGTACAGCCGCCTCTTTCGCTCCTAG
- the ureE gene encoding urease accessory protein UreE has product MLVIHRRIDPQPVWAAELHLTFEARSKSRLRCFSAESEDVGLFLERGQPPLYDGECLQAEDGRIVRVCARPEQLLHVTCANAFELTRAAYHLGNRHVALQVGDGWLRLLDDYVLKAMLEQLGAQVEAIEAPFQPEHGAYGGGHHHSRHGDEDFNYAPKLHQFGVRL; this is encoded by the coding sequence ATGCTGGTGATTCACCGCAGAATCGACCCTCAACCCGTCTGGGCCGCCGAGTTGCACCTGACCTTCGAAGCGCGGAGCAAAAGCCGTTTGCGCTGTTTCAGTGCCGAGAGCGAAGACGTCGGGCTGTTTTTGGAGCGCGGTCAGCCGCCGCTGTATGACGGTGAATGCCTGCAGGCCGAAGACGGCCGCATCGTCCGCGTCTGCGCGCGCCCCGAGCAATTGCTGCACGTCACCTGCGCCAACGCCTTTGAACTGACCCGCGCCGCTTATCACCTGGGTAATCGTCACGTCGCCTTGCAAGTCGGCGATGGCTGGCTGCGTCTGCTCGACGATTACGTCCTCAAAGCGATGCTCGAACAGCTTGGCGCACAGGTGGAAGCCATTGAAGCGCCGTTCCAGCCGGAACACGGCGCCTACGGCGGCGGCCATCACCATTCACGCCACGGCGACGAAGACTTCAACTACGCGCCAAAACTCCATCAGTTCGGCGTCCGCCTGTGA
- a CDS encoding TetR family transcriptional regulator codes for MLPRAEQKQQTRNALMDAARHLMESGRGFGSLSLREVTKTAGIVPTGFYRHFADMDELGLVLVSEVGQTFRETIRLVRHNEFVMGGIIDASVRIFLDVVSANRSQFLFLAREQYGGSLPVRQAIGRLRENISSDLAADLTMMPKLQHLDAEGLSVMADLIVKSVFATLPDIIDPPAEALPEHLTPQAKITQQLRFIFIGLKHWQGLGSTE; via the coding sequence ATGCTGCCCCGCGCCGAACAGAAACAACAGACCCGCAACGCCTTGATGGACGCTGCCCGCCACCTCATGGAAAGCGGCCGAGGATTCGGCAGCCTGAGCCTGCGCGAAGTGACGAAAACTGCCGGGATCGTGCCCACCGGTTTCTACCGGCATTTCGCCGATATGGACGAACTGGGCCTGGTGCTGGTCAGCGAAGTCGGCCAGACCTTCCGCGAAACCATCCGCTTGGTACGGCACAACGAATTCGTCATGGGCGGCATTATTGATGCCTCGGTGCGGATCTTCCTCGACGTGGTCAGCGCCAATCGCTCGCAATTCCTGTTTCTCGCCCGTGAGCAATATGGCGGCTCGCTGCCGGTGCGTCAGGCGATCGGCCGGTTGCGCGAGAACATCAGTTCCGACCTGGCGGCTGACCTGACGATGATGCCCAAGCTTCAGCATCTGGACGCCGAGGGCCTGAGCGTAATGGCAGATCTGATCGTCAAATCGGTGTTTGCCACCCTCCCCGACATCATCGACCCGCCCGCCGAAGCCCTGCCGGAGCATCTCACGCCACAGGCGAAGATCACCCAGCAACTGCGCTTTATCTTTATTGGCCTCAAGCACTGGCAGGGCCTAGGCAGTACCGAGTAA
- a CDS encoding AsmA family protein, with product MTRTGKIFSWTFAILVLLLAVLVLIIVFFDWNRIKPPLNAKVSEELHRPFAINGNLAVIWQREPDEGGWRAWVPWPHVVAEDLSLGNPDWSKKPQMVTLKRVELRISPLALLAQRVVIPRIDLTEPNAELQRLADGRANWTFKFDPKDPNAEPSNWVVDIGAIGFDKGHVTLDDQTLKTNLDVLIDPLGKPIPYSDIVGAKAAKTAQDKGGSPQDYAFALKVKGQYHGQNLTGQGKIGGLLALQDASKPFPLQAQAKIGDTSIELAGTLTDPLNLGALDLRLKLAGASLGNLYPLTGVTLPDTPPYATDGHLIAKLHDEAGAKFTYEQFNGKIGSSDIHGDLTYVASQPRPKLSGALLSNQLLFADLAPLIGADSNDKQKARGGESKQPADKVLPVEEFKTDRWRAMDADVEFTGKRIVHSEKLPFNDLYTHLKLNDGELSLEPLRFGVAGGNLDAQIRLNGRTEPLEGRAKLTARRFKLKELFPTFEPMKTSFGELNGDADITGRGNSVAKLLGGANGKLKMLINDGAISRELMELAGLNVGNYVVGKIFGDKEVKINCAAADFDIKSGLATTQLFVFDTENAIIYIDGTANMATEQLDLTVTPESKGWRLISLRSPLYVRGKFIKPDAGVKAVPLLLRGAGMVALGVIAAPAAGLLALVAPSGGEPNQCAPLLEQMKAGKAPVTVKPTK from the coding sequence ATGACGCGCACTGGAAAAATCTTCAGCTGGACTTTCGCCATCCTCGTGCTGCTACTGGCCGTGCTGGTGTTGATCATCGTGTTCTTCGACTGGAACCGGATCAAACCGCCGCTCAACGCCAAAGTCTCGGAAGAACTGCACCGACCGTTTGCCATCAATGGCAACCTCGCGGTGATCTGGCAGCGCGAGCCGGACGAGGGCGGCTGGCGCGCCTGGGTGCCATGGCCGCACGTGGTTGCCGAGGATTTGAGCCTGGGTAACCCGGACTGGTCGAAGAAGCCGCAGATGGTCACGCTCAAACGCGTTGAGCTGCGTATCTCGCCGCTGGCATTGCTGGCGCAACGCGTGGTGATTCCGCGCATTGACCTGACCGAACCGAACGCCGAGTTGCAGCGTCTGGCCGACGGCCGCGCTAACTGGACGTTCAAGTTCGATCCGAAGGATCCGAACGCTGAGCCGTCGAATTGGGTGGTCGACATCGGCGCCATCGGTTTCGACAAGGGCCACGTTACCCTTGACGACCAGACCCTTAAGACCAATCTCGATGTGCTGATCGATCCGCTGGGCAAGCCGATTCCCTATAGCGATATCGTCGGTGCCAAAGCGGCGAAAACCGCGCAGGACAAGGGCGGCTCACCGCAGGATTATGCGTTTGCCTTGAAGGTCAAAGGCCAATACCACGGCCAGAACCTCACAGGCCAAGGCAAGATCGGCGGGTTGCTCGCCTTGCAGGACGCGAGCAAGCCGTTCCCGTTGCAGGCCCAGGCGAAGATCGGCGACACCAGCATCGAACTGGCCGGCACGCTGACTGATCCGCTGAATCTCGGCGCCCTCGATCTGCGGCTGAAACTGGCCGGCGCCAGCCTCGGCAATCTTTATCCGCTGACCGGCGTGACCCTGCCGGACACACCGCCGTACGCCACCGACGGCCATTTGATTGCCAAGCTGCACGATGAGGCCGGGGCGAAATTCACTTATGAGCAGTTCAACGGCAAGATCGGCAGCAGTGACATTCATGGCGACCTGACCTACGTCGCCAGCCAGCCACGGCCAAAGCTCAGCGGCGCGTTGCTCTCCAATCAACTGCTGTTCGCCGACCTCGCGCCACTGATCGGCGCCGACTCCAATGACAAGCAAAAGGCTCGCGGCGGCGAGAGCAAACAACCGGCGGATAAAGTGCTGCCGGTCGAAGAGTTCAAGACTGATCGCTGGCGCGCGATGGACGCTGACGTCGAGTTCACCGGCAAGCGCATCGTCCACAGCGAGAAACTGCCGTTCAACGATCTTTATACCCACCTGAAACTCAACGACGGCGAGCTGAGCCTGGAGCCGCTGCGCTTTGGTGTAGCAGGCGGCAATCTTGATGCGCAAATCCGCCTCAATGGTCGCACCGAGCCGTTGGAAGGCCGGGCGAAACTGACGGCGCGCCGCTTCAAGCTCAAGGAATTGTTCCCGACCTTTGAACCGATGAAGACCAGTTTCGGTGAGCTCAATGGCGACGCTGATATCACGGGGCGCGGCAACTCGGTGGCCAAGTTGCTGGGCGGGGCCAACGGCAAATTGAAGATGTTGATCAACGACGGCGCGATCAGCCGTGAACTGATGGAGCTGGCCGGGCTCAACGTCGGTAACTATGTGGTCGGCAAGATCTTCGGCGACAAGGAAGTGAAGATCAACTGCGCGGCCGCGGACTTCGACATCAAGAGCGGTCTGGCTACAACGCAGTTGTTTGTCTTCGATACCGAGAACGCGATCATCTACATCGACGGCACCGCGAACATGGCCACCGAGCAGTTGGATCTGACGGTGACGCCGGAATCCAAGGGCTGGCGGTTGATTTCTCTGCGTTCGCCGCTATATGTGCGGGGCAAGTTCATCAAACCGGATGCCGGCGTGAAGGCTGTGCCGCTGCTGCTGCGCGGGGCGGGGATGGTTGCTCTAGGTGTGATTGCAGCGCCGGCGGCGGGGCTCTTGGCGCTGGTGGCGCCGAGTGGCGGTGAGCCGAACCAGTGTGCGCCGTTGCTGGAGCAGATGAAGGCGGGCAAGGCGCCGGTTACCGTCAAACCTACCAAGTAA
- a CDS encoding ferritin-like domain-containing protein, which yields MSDDLHLSDVQTLRDRARQHVENGAVTEGYSADREEVLRLLNESLATELVCVLRYKRHYFMANGVKAHVAAEEFLEHANQEAEHADRLAERIVQLGGEPEFNPDMLSKMSHAQYVAGETLKEMVYEDLVAERIAIDSYREIIQYIGEKDPTTRRIFEDILAQEEEHADDMADILKDL from the coding sequence ATGAGCGACGACCTGCATCTGTCAGATGTTCAAACCTTGCGCGACCGTGCGCGCCAACATGTCGAGAACGGCGCCGTCACCGAGGGCTACAGCGCCGACCGTGAAGAGGTGCTGCGCTTGCTTAATGAATCGCTGGCCACTGAACTGGTCTGCGTGCTGCGCTACAAGCGCCACTACTTCATGGCCAATGGCGTGAAAGCCCATGTGGCCGCCGAAGAGTTTCTCGAACATGCGAATCAGGAAGCCGAGCACGCCGACCGTCTGGCCGAGCGCATCGTGCAGTTGGGCGGCGAGCCGGAGTTCAACCCCGACATGCTGTCGAAAATGTCCCACGCGCAATACGTGGCCGGGGAAACCCTGAAAGAAATGGTTTACGAGGACCTGGTGGCCGAGCGCATCGCCATCGACAGCTACCGCGAAATCATCCAGTACATCGGCGAGAAAGACCCGACAACCCGACGGATCTTCGAAGATATTCTGGCGCAGGAAGAAGAGCATGCCGATGACATGGCTGACATCCTGAAAGACCTCTAA
- a CDS encoding LysR substrate-binding domain-containing protein — protein MEISMFASLPLTALRAFESASRLLSFKAAAEELSVTPTAISHQIRSLEDWLGVALFERLPRQVRLTEGGERLFRSLHGALLEVAQSVDTLRPQRNASTLTLSTTAAFAALWLVPRLGRFYAQHPNINVRLDTHCEVIDLHQDASVDLVLRYSLDEYPNLYGLCLFDESFGVYGSPEQVALAARRTPTLISVRWHNSKLYAHGWEAWCTKAGENWLNQQPAIREYDEEHYALQAAIAGQGLVLASNILVSESVASGLLVPFMGQVQVDGAGYSALCVPGRERHPPVRAFFAWLREEAVLSGLAPRSQPSAAPTGVA, from the coding sequence ATGGAGATATCAATGTTTGCCTCGCTGCCACTCACCGCCCTGCGCGCCTTTGAATCGGCATCACGGTTGCTGAGTTTCAAGGCTGCCGCCGAAGAACTGTCGGTCACGCCGACAGCGATTTCGCACCAGATTCGTTCGCTGGAAGACTGGCTCGGCGTCGCGCTGTTCGAGCGCCTGCCGCGTCAGGTGCGTCTGACCGAGGGCGGCGAGCGCCTATTTCGCAGCTTGCATGGCGCGCTGCTGGAGGTGGCGCAAAGCGTCGATACCCTGCGCCCGCAGCGCAACGCCAGCACACTGACGCTCTCGACGACCGCGGCATTTGCGGCGCTGTGGCTGGTGCCGCGCCTCGGGCGGTTTTATGCGCAGCATCCGAACATCAACGTGCGCCTCGATACCCATTGCGAGGTCATCGATCTGCATCAGGACGCCAGTGTCGATCTGGTTCTGCGTTATAGCCTCGACGAATACCCGAACCTCTATGGTCTGTGCCTGTTCGATGAATCATTCGGCGTATACGGCTCGCCCGAGCAAGTAGCGCTGGCCGCGCGGCGCACACCGACGTTGATCAGCGTGCGCTGGCACAACTCCAAGCTTTACGCCCATGGCTGGGAAGCGTGGTGCACGAAGGCTGGCGAAAACTGGTTGAACCAGCAGCCAGCCATCCGCGAATACGATGAAGAGCACTACGCCCTGCAAGCGGCGATCGCCGGGCAAGGGCTGGTACTGGCGAGCAATATTCTGGTGTCGGAGAGCGTTGCCAGTGGCTTGCTGGTGCCGTTCATGGGTCAGGTTCAAGTTGATGGCGCCGGGTACAGCGCGTTGTGTGTACCGGGGCGCGAGCGGCATCCGCCGGTGCGGGCGTTTTTTGCCTGGTTGCGCGAGGAAGCAGTTTTGTCCGGGCTGGCGCCAAGATCGCAGCCTTCGGCAGCTCCTACAGGGGTTGCGTAA
- a CDS encoding multidrug efflux SMR transporter yields the protein MAWLFLLIAAGFEVTFAMGMKYAEGFTRLWPSFITVVAAVGGIYFLTLAMRELPVSIAYPIWTAIGSLGTVFLGFALLGESLTLVKLLSVGLIVAGVVGLK from the coding sequence GTGGCCTGGCTGTTCCTGCTGATCGCCGCCGGGTTTGAAGTGACCTTCGCTATGGGCATGAAGTACGCCGAAGGCTTCACCCGGCTCTGGCCTTCGTTTATTACGGTGGTTGCGGCGGTTGGCGGGATCTACTTCCTCACGTTGGCGATGCGCGAGTTGCCGGTCAGCATCGCCTATCCGATCTGGACGGCGATTGGCTCACTGGGCACGGTGTTCCTCGGGTTTGCGTTGCTCGGCGAGAGCCTGACCCTGGTCAAACTGCTGTCAGTCGGGCTTATTGTGGCGGGAGTGGTGGGCCTGAAGTAG